In Magnolia sinica isolate HGM2019 chromosome 12, MsV1, whole genome shotgun sequence, a single genomic region encodes these proteins:
- the LOC131221373 gene encoding uncharacterized protein LOC131221373 gives MEMGVVGFVANKSTCVGMLNGCANMGSMCFFQATPHTSDVYEMVALLFKEHQNLLEEFVSFLPNPIRVDLMQHALVERSLAMPMVQQVHGEEGAAACLEELLILAAACLDVHGDDSVKYL, from the exons ATGGAGATGGGTGTTGTGGGATTCGTAGCTAACAAGAGCACTTGTGTAGGAATGCTAAACGGGTGTGCAAACATGGGCTCAATGTGCTTTTTCCAAGCAACCCCACACACAAGTGATGTCTATGAAATG GTTGCCTTGCTTTTTAAGGAACATCAGAATTTGCTAGAGGAATTTGTAAGTTTCCTACCTAATCCCATCAGGGTGGATCTTATGCAGCATGCTTTGGTAGAAAGGAGCTTGGCTATGCCCATGGTGCAACAAGTTCATGGGGAAGAG GGTGCAGCTGCTTGTTTAGAAGAATTGTTGATTTTAGCAGCTGCTTGTTTAGATGTACATGGGGATGACAGTGTGAAGTATCTGTAA